The Allorhodopirellula heiligendammensis genome includes a window with the following:
- a CDS encoding MFS transporter translates to MRLPARAILVAATFMLSVLLYVDRVCISAAKQDVADELLLSDQQMGWVFAAFSLGYALFQTPAGLLADRLGPRRVLAGIVAVWSVFTGLTAAAGSLVTMLVVRFLFGAGEAGAFPGMARAMYSWIPMQERGLVQGINFSGSRIGAAVTLPVVAAMISQFGWRPTFVILMAVGLVWSILWFVFFRDDPVDADWLGSDERDYILANRQTESAPSQANENASSFSHTLVRSGNVRALCMQYFASNFIFFFGLTWFFPQLMSRYGLTGMEASLFTAVPMIFGALGNWTAGWWVDRLYAGGNWRLSRRLPAATGFALAGIGIVGSAYASTPLSSSMWFSLCIFGADMTLSPSWSTCVDIGKSRAGLVSGMMNMAGNIGAFVTSLAFPYLLNWTGSPLPFFYIAAALNLIAIGMWFRIDPTVPLQESA, encoded by the coding sequence ATGCGATTACCAGCACGCGCAATTTTAGTTGCGGCAACATTCATGTTGTCGGTGCTACTGTATGTCGACCGAGTGTGCATTTCAGCGGCCAAGCAAGACGTCGCCGACGAACTCTTGCTCAGCGACCAGCAGATGGGCTGGGTATTTGCAGCCTTCTCGCTGGGCTACGCATTGTTCCAAACGCCCGCAGGATTGCTGGCCGATCGTTTGGGACCGAGACGTGTCTTGGCAGGCATTGTCGCAGTTTGGTCGGTCTTCACAGGATTGACCGCCGCCGCAGGATCGCTGGTGACCATGTTGGTCGTTCGCTTCCTGTTTGGCGCCGGTGAAGCGGGTGCGTTTCCCGGTATGGCAAGGGCCATGTATTCGTGGATCCCCATGCAGGAACGGGGACTCGTCCAAGGAATCAATTTTTCGGGTTCACGAATTGGTGCAGCAGTCACGCTGCCTGTTGTCGCGGCCATGATCTCGCAGTTCGGCTGGCGACCCACGTTCGTCATTTTAATGGCCGTCGGGTTGGTATGGTCGATTCTCTGGTTCGTGTTCTTTCGTGATGACCCTGTCGACGCCGATTGGCTTGGCAGCGACGAACGAGATTACATCCTTGCCAACCGGCAGACTGAATCGGCACCGTCCCAGGCCAATGAAAATGCGTCCTCGTTCTCGCACACCCTTGTTCGCTCGGGCAATGTTCGTGCGTTGTGCATGCAGTACTTCGCTTCCAACTTTATCTTCTTCTTTGGCTTGACTTGGTTCTTTCCGCAGTTGATGAGTCGTTACGGTTTAACTGGCATGGAAGCGAGTTTGTTCACCGCCGTGCCGATGATCTTTGGCGCGTTAGGAAACTGGACCGCAGGCTGGTGGGTTGATCGGTTGTACGCCGGGGGCAATTGGCGGTTATCGCGGCGTTTACCTGCAGCAACCGGATTCGCCCTGGCGGGGATCGGGATCGTTGGAAGCGCCTACGCATCGACACCTTTGTCTTCGTCGATGTGGTTCAGTCTGTGTATTTTCGGTGCCGACATGACGCTTTCGCCATCGTGGAGCACTTGCGTGGACATCGGAAAATCGAGAGCAGGATTGGTCTCGGGGATGATGAATATGGCGGGGAATATCGGGGCCTTTGTGACCTCGCTGGCATTCCCGTATCTGCTGAACTGGACGGGTTCCCCCTTACCTTTTTTCTACATTGCGGCAGCGTTGAACTTGATCGCGATCGGCATGTGGTTTCGCATTGATCCGACCGTGCCGCTACAGGAGTCCGCTTGA
- a CDS encoding AAA family ATPase, with translation MSDPYLPPVLPPTPDEALAVDPEFQAVGELFERIQAEIAKLYVGQDELVLGTLTALFAGGHVLIESVPGLGKTLFVRTLGRILGCEFGRIQFTADLMPSDITGAPVFDMQKSEFRFRPGPVFTQLLLADEINRSPAKTHAALLEIMQEYSVTIDGVTHPVPRPFLVLATQNPLESEGTYNLPEAQLDRFMFKLNVDYPTAAEETEILKLHSQQIDFNQRLEDEVNRVMNPELVVQTIQTCSRVRIEDSLVSYISSLVRATRDWPGFHIGASPRAGISLMQAARTLAAFSARDFAVPDDVSRIALPVLRHRVQLTAEAEIEGKQVDEELRAMMRGIEVPRS, from the coding sequence TTGAGTGATCCGTATCTACCGCCCGTGCTACCGCCCACACCTGATGAGGCACTGGCGGTTGATCCTGAATTCCAAGCCGTGGGGGAACTCTTCGAGCGGATTCAAGCTGAAATCGCCAAACTGTACGTCGGTCAAGACGAACTGGTGTTGGGAACGCTGACGGCGCTGTTCGCAGGCGGACACGTGCTGATCGAATCCGTTCCCGGCCTCGGCAAAACCCTATTCGTGCGCACGCTCGGCCGGATTCTGGGCTGCGAGTTTGGCCGGATTCAGTTCACCGCCGACCTGATGCCTTCGGACATCACGGGAGCGCCGGTGTTCGACATGCAGAAGAGCGAATTTCGCTTTCGTCCTGGCCCCGTCTTCACGCAGCTCTTACTGGCCGATGAAATCAACCGCTCACCGGCAAAAACGCACGCAGCGTTATTGGAGATCATGCAGGAATACAGTGTCACGATCGACGGCGTGACGCATCCAGTGCCGCGTCCCTTCCTGGTGCTGGCGACCCAAAACCCACTCGAGAGTGAAGGCACCTACAACTTGCCTGAAGCGCAGCTGGACCGGTTCATGTTCAAATTGAACGTGGATTATCCAACCGCAGCCGAAGAGACCGAGATTCTCAAGCTGCATTCACAACAAATTGATTTTAACCAGCGATTGGAGGACGAGGTCAATCGCGTCATGAATCCAGAACTGGTAGTGCAAACGATCCAGACATGCAGTCGAGTACGAATCGAAGACAGCTTAGTCTCCTATATCAGCTCGCTAGTGCGGGCCACACGCGACTGGCCCGGGTTCCATATCGGCGCCTCACCGCGAGCAGGTATCTCGCTGATGCAAGCAGCCCGAACACTGGCAGCATTTTCTGCTCGCGATTTTGCCGTCCCCGACGATGTCAGCCGCATCGCCCTGCCAGTCCTCCGCCACCGTGTACAGTTGACAGCCGAAGCAGAAATCGAAGGCAAACAAGTCGATGAAGAACTACGTGCCATGATGCGGGGTATCGAAGTCCCACGCTCCTGA
- a CDS encoding prenyltransferase/squalene oxidase repeat-containing protein, giving the protein MDTTEIHSRVRESLDQLRRELIADRGDSNHWTGRLSASALSTATAISALSAAYLRSRNAPPVRADRRDSRRGKPSVDHARYLELIRRGCDWLDTQQNADGGFGDTDLSHSNIATSYLVLAARTLAARCLSNEHQGSQFAASQAALQAYLDTAGGIPALRERYGSDKTFVVPILNNLAIAGLVPWSEVAALPFEAAVFPQSMYRFLGMPVVSYAVPALVAIGQAKFCRSSCLPPWSWVRRSAMNPALKVLEKMQPGSGGYLEATPLTAFVVMSLVDTLSTSPLPNANRDRVIASGLRFLEESVDEAGSWPIDTNLATWVTSLSVAALANDPTDKREWSSELLVGWLLSCQHRQRHPFTGADPGGWGWTDLSGAVPDADDTPGAIIALSKLRDFVDPQQTAQIDAACAAGKKWLLGLQNRDGGWPTFCRGWGKLPFDRSSTDLTAHAIRAFALMPTCAQSEASVQRGIRFLRSAQQSDGSWLPLWFGNQDRPAEDNPIYGTAKVLVDASDDLGSDAIVRGVQYLLHSQNADGGWGGGSSVAGYFASGDSPPATSSGDVITSTMEETALAVEALASLWGYMSVQESAKNPEFSPKTPSLTAATRDAILAGSDWLVGAVAAGRHHVAWPIGFYFAKLWYHERLYPLIFTTAALGRVATLPFICGAEHDDTP; this is encoded by the coding sequence TTGGACACCACCGAAATCCACAGTCGCGTTCGAGAATCACTCGATCAACTGCGCCGCGAGTTGATCGCCGACCGGGGAGACTCCAATCATTGGACCGGGCGATTGTCCGCGTCGGCGCTGAGCACCGCGACTGCTATCAGCGCACTGAGTGCGGCGTATCTTCGTAGCCGGAACGCTCCGCCGGTGCGAGCAGACAGGCGTGACTCTCGACGGGGGAAGCCGTCGGTCGACCATGCCAGATATCTTGAGTTGATTCGACGCGGCTGTGATTGGCTGGATACTCAACAGAATGCGGATGGTGGTTTTGGTGATACCGATCTAAGCCATTCCAACATCGCAACCAGTTATCTCGTACTGGCGGCGCGCACGCTCGCGGCACGTTGTCTCAGCAATGAACATCAGGGTTCACAGTTCGCTGCGTCGCAGGCTGCATTGCAAGCCTATTTGGATACCGCCGGCGGGATCCCGGCGCTGCGTGAGCGATATGGCAGTGACAAGACGTTCGTCGTCCCGATCTTGAATAATTTGGCAATCGCGGGTCTGGTGCCGTGGTCCGAGGTGGCAGCATTGCCCTTTGAAGCGGCGGTTTTTCCCCAGTCGATGTATCGTTTTCTGGGAATGCCGGTGGTCAGTTACGCGGTCCCGGCACTGGTTGCGATTGGGCAAGCCAAATTCTGTCGTTCGAGTTGCCTGCCGCCATGGTCTTGGGTGCGTCGATCAGCGATGAATCCTGCGCTCAAGGTGCTTGAGAAAATGCAACCGGGCAGTGGTGGGTATCTCGAGGCGACGCCCTTGACCGCATTCGTCGTGATGTCGTTGGTCGATACGCTGAGCACTTCGCCGCTGCCCAACGCGAACCGTGACCGCGTTATCGCAAGCGGTCTACGGTTTCTGGAGGAATCGGTTGATGAAGCAGGCAGTTGGCCAATTGATACGAATTTAGCGACCTGGGTTACGTCTTTGTCGGTCGCAGCGCTGGCAAATGATCCCACTGACAAGCGGGAGTGGTCCAGCGAGTTGCTGGTGGGTTGGCTGTTGTCTTGCCAGCACCGCCAGCGGCATCCATTCACGGGTGCCGACCCAGGGGGCTGGGGGTGGACGGATCTGTCAGGGGCGGTTCCCGATGCTGATGATACGCCCGGTGCGATCATTGCGCTTTCAAAGCTGCGAGATTTCGTCGACCCGCAGCAAACCGCTCAAATCGATGCAGCCTGTGCGGCTGGCAAAAAGTGGCTGCTTGGATTGCAGAACCGCGACGGCGGTTGGCCAACGTTTTGTCGGGGCTGGGGCAAGTTGCCGTTTGACCGTAGCAGTACCGACTTGACCGCCCATGCGATCCGTGCATTCGCGTTGATGCCGACATGTGCTCAGAGCGAAGCGTCTGTCCAGCGAGGAATCCGGTTTCTACGCTCCGCTCAGCAATCCGATGGGTCCTGGTTGCCGCTGTGGTTTGGCAACCAAGATCGGCCTGCAGAAGATAATCCGATTTATGGCACCGCCAAGGTGCTCGTGGACGCTTCTGACGACTTGGGCAGTGATGCGATTGTTCGCGGCGTGCAGTACCTCCTCCATAGTCAGAATGCAGATGGGGGGTGGGGTGGTGGTTCCTCCGTCGCAGGCTATTTCGCGTCTGGCGATTCTCCGCCGGCAACGTCGAGCGGGGATGTCATCACCAGTACGATGGAAGAAACTGCCTTGGCAGTCGAGGCTTTAGCCAGTCTGTGGGGTTACATGTCCGTGCAGGAGTCCGCCAAAAACCCGGAATTCTCGCCGAAAACCCCTTCCCTGACCGCAGCGACCCGAGACGCTATACTGGCGGGCTCTGATTGGCTGGTTGGAGCGGTTGCCGCTGGGCGTCACCACGTTGCTTGGCCAATCGGTTTTTACTTTGCCAAATTGTGGTATCACGAACGCCTGTACCCCCTGATTTTCACCACCGCTGCGCTTGGTCGCGTTGCCACGTTGCCTTTTATTTGCGGTGCCGAACACGACGACACTCCTTAG
- a CDS encoding SDR family NAD(P)-dependent oxidoreductase: protein MTPLQQTFDCDAPVALVTGSGAPRVGRAIAEELSRRGCHVALHANSSVAEATEAASLWPERFARDAIVVTGSLERDETCDRIVQETSQHFGRLDILVNSAAIWSPKPLNTITGDEIRRYFQINTVASLLCARSAGRIMLRQPSGGSIVNIGDWATGRPYADHAAYFPSKGAVETMTRSLAVELGSQHGGVRVNCVQPGPVMLADDVDKETRQRLIASTLVGRIGEPEDVAAAVAFLCESTFITGVCLPVDGGRQIFAPDGLQVGRNTG, encoded by the coding sequence ATGACACCCTTGCAACAGACCTTTGACTGCGACGCACCGGTGGCACTCGTCACTGGCAGTGGTGCACCCCGCGTAGGGCGGGCGATCGCAGAGGAACTGTCCAGGCGAGGGTGCCATGTCGCATTGCACGCGAATTCCAGCGTTGCCGAGGCCACCGAAGCCGCGAGTTTGTGGCCTGAACGGTTTGCGCGAGATGCCATCGTGGTGACGGGCTCACTCGAACGAGATGAGACCTGCGACCGCATCGTCCAGGAAACCTCGCAGCACTTCGGTCGCTTGGACATTCTTGTTAATAGTGCGGCAATCTGGTCACCGAAACCGCTCAACACGATCACCGGAGACGAGATTCGGAGGTACTTTCAAATCAACACAGTCGCCTCACTGCTTTGTGCCCGGTCAGCGGGCCGGATCATGCTACGGCAACCATCCGGTGGTTCGATTGTGAATATTGGTGATTGGGCGACAGGGCGTCCCTATGCTGATCATGCAGCATACTTCCCCAGCAAAGGGGCAGTCGAAACGATGACGAGGTCACTGGCCGTGGAACTGGGGAGCCAACATGGCGGAGTCCGCGTGAACTGCGTACAACCTGGGCCTGTGATGTTGGCCGACGACGTCGATAAAGAAACACGCCAGCGGTTGATCGCCAGCACATTGGTGGGGCGGATCGGAGAACCCGAAGATGTCGCCGCTGCCGTGGCATTTCTTTGTGAGAGCACCTTCATCACGGGCGTCTGCTTGCCGGTCGATGGCGGGCGGCAAATTTTTGCCCCCGATGGCCTTCAGGTGGGACGCAACACCGGTTGA
- a CDS encoding polyprenyl synthetase family protein codes for MRESLRDRCREVADRLDRDHPLTKDEMEQVARQMLTEADLPEGLLGWTMVNISSAFWRHQLSSVPPERRLFLLPHCLKHAEGCPADYDQFGMNCKQCGACSIADFRSVAEDMGYRVLVAEGSPVVMKIIVGGYVDAVVGVACLNVLEKAIDKVLLAGIPCMAVPLLSSDCRNTKVDEPWVEEMIRTPYVPAAAKTRSYVHLMRSAGNLFGRDTLHRLAPPMRGIGLADPAAGENSATHQAAISQAAGVDGAVQRLQGEVPDYAAEAITSDRLAGVDPIAATEAIAYDFLARGGKHSRPFITLAAYDAAMGGDATSSDGETNAAGFPDAVRRAALSIETFHKASLVHDDIEDDDSYRYGQPAVHHRFGIASAINVGDYLIGLGYRLLSRDMVGDQVDAATRVDLLDSLAAAHVRLSEGQGAELLWRDAKDRRLQPIDALKIYALKTSPAFEAALYSGVRIAGDAAELVEPIRRFSRNLGVAFQIINDLNDWIGDDSNKLTAGADVIAGRPTLLWALALQHLDDDDQETLLGLASDDCEMTVRERLQTAERLYRKAGVFDLSLQLVDKHQARAEQVADELESEPLRRLLYFLVDTVLERPEMPTPATVTLSAAMPVA; via the coding sequence ATGCGTGAGAGTCTGCGGGATCGCTGCCGCGAGGTTGCCGATCGGCTCGACCGCGATCATCCGTTAACCAAGGATGAGATGGAACAGGTCGCACGCCAGATGCTCACCGAAGCGGATTTGCCGGAGGGGCTTCTGGGCTGGACGATGGTGAACATCAGCAGTGCTTTTTGGCGACACCAGTTGTCGTCGGTGCCCCCGGAGCGAAGGCTGTTTCTGCTGCCACACTGCCTCAAGCACGCTGAGGGCTGTCCCGCAGACTACGATCAGTTTGGTATGAACTGCAAGCAATGCGGAGCCTGCAGCATCGCGGATTTCCGAAGTGTCGCAGAAGACATGGGATACCGTGTGCTCGTCGCAGAGGGCTCCCCGGTCGTGATGAAGATTATCGTGGGCGGTTATGTCGATGCGGTTGTCGGTGTCGCTTGTTTGAACGTGCTCGAGAAAGCGATCGACAAAGTCTTGCTGGCGGGCATTCCATGCATGGCCGTGCCGCTGCTCTCGAGTGATTGTCGCAACACAAAAGTGGATGAGCCGTGGGTGGAGGAAATGATCCGCACACCGTATGTCCCCGCAGCTGCCAAGACTCGGAGCTACGTGCATTTGATGCGTTCAGCTGGAAATCTGTTTGGCCGTGATACGCTGCACCGGCTCGCTCCACCGATGCGTGGGATTGGGCTAGCCGATCCGGCGGCGGGCGAGAATAGTGCCACCCATCAAGCGGCTATCTCGCAGGCTGCCGGTGTCGACGGAGCCGTCCAGCGTCTCCAAGGCGAAGTCCCGGACTATGCCGCCGAGGCGATCACGTCCGATCGGCTAGCGGGGGTGGATCCGATCGCCGCAACGGAGGCAATCGCCTACGACTTCCTCGCCCGCGGAGGCAAACACTCGCGTCCATTCATTACCCTCGCGGCCTATGACGCTGCGATGGGCGGCGACGCGACCTCCAGTGACGGGGAAACCAATGCTGCTGGATTCCCGGATGCTGTCCGGCGTGCGGCCCTGAGTATTGAGACGTTCCATAAGGCGAGCCTCGTGCATGATGACATTGAGGATGACGACTCCTATCGGTATGGGCAGCCCGCTGTTCATCATCGATTCGGCATTGCCTCAGCGATTAACGTCGGTGACTATTTGATCGGTCTGGGATATCGCTTGCTCAGCCGTGACATGGTCGGGGATCAAGTCGATGCAGCAACCCGGGTGGACCTGCTCGATTCACTGGCCGCTGCCCACGTCCGCTTATCCGAAGGCCAGGGCGCCGAACTGTTGTGGCGAGACGCGAAGGATCGGCGTTTGCAGCCCATCGATGCTCTGAAAATTTATGCTTTGAAAACATCACCAGCCTTCGAAGCGGCGCTCTACAGCGGCGTGCGGATCGCTGGTGACGCTGCGGAACTCGTCGAGCCAATTCGTCGGTTTTCTCGTAATCTCGGGGTCGCTTTTCAGATCATTAACGATCTCAATGATTGGATCGGAGATGATTCGAATAAACTCACCGCGGGTGCCGACGTGATCGCTGGGCGGCCGACACTCCTATGGGCGTTGGCGCTGCAACACTTGGACGATGATGACCAGGAAACTCTGCTGGGGCTCGCCAGTGATGACTGTGAGATGACCGTGCGTGAGCGATTGCAGACTGCGGAGAGGTTGTATCGCAAGGCGGGGGTATTTGATCTGTCGCTGCAATTGGTCGACAAACATCAAGCGCGCGCCGAGCAAGTTGCCGACGAGCTGGAGAGCGAACCACTTCGCAGGCTCTTGTACTTCCTCGTCGACACGGTGCTCGAGCGTCCCGAAATGCCGACGCCCGCGACGGTCACGTTGTCCGCAGCAATGCCGGTCGCCTAG
- a CDS encoding MerR family transcriptional regulator produces MDDIDLDIDELDEADDVAFAGEADVAPPDELGGEAAIRGRRITIVGRLGGMNRREATNLLRSYGAVVVESDSAAVDWIVIGAEESPLAEAELIEEATRRRGLPSQSLILHETDLWQRLGLVDSEHSVRKLHTPAMLAQLLGVSVRVIRRWHRRGLIKPVRTLHRLPYFDFQEVATARRLAAWVASGASPEAIERRLLQLIEIVPDLRRPLDQLSILVEGKHVLLRQGEGLIEPGGQLRFDFDHLGQAAAELDSPHSDPDPTVSIRFPGPAAERSLAFPPVDDLDIDAERDDELLMSAYAAEDDGDLAYAVDCYHALLARDGSRADWHFQIGELLYRMGEVIAARERYYAALEVDPDFVEARSSLAGVLAETNQLELAVAAYRGTLALHDDYADVHYNLARLLDQLDRPIEAERHWQRFLELAPGSPWADEARGRLELPDNELS; encoded by the coding sequence ATGGATGATATTGACCTCGACATTGATGAGCTCGACGAGGCGGACGATGTTGCGTTCGCTGGCGAGGCTGACGTAGCGCCACCGGATGAACTTGGCGGTGAGGCGGCCATCCGCGGCCGGCGAATCACGATCGTTGGTCGGCTGGGTGGGATGAATCGGCGGGAAGCGACCAATTTGTTGAGGTCCTATGGGGCCGTCGTGGTCGAATCGGATTCTGCCGCGGTGGACTGGATCGTGATCGGCGCCGAGGAATCACCGCTGGCCGAAGCGGAATTGATCGAGGAGGCGACGCGGCGGCGCGGTTTACCGAGCCAATCGCTCATTCTACATGAGACCGATCTATGGCAGCGGCTGGGATTAGTTGATAGCGAACACTCTGTTCGTAAACTGCACACGCCCGCCATGCTGGCCCAGTTGCTCGGTGTTTCGGTCCGCGTGATCCGACGCTGGCATCGCCGTGGGCTGATCAAGCCCGTACGCACGTTGCATCGATTGCCTTATTTCGATTTCCAAGAGGTCGCGACGGCGCGGCGTTTAGCGGCTTGGGTGGCCTCCGGTGCCAGTCCTGAAGCGATCGAGCGACGGTTGCTGCAACTGATCGAGATCGTTCCTGATCTTCGCCGGCCTTTGGACCAGCTATCCATTCTGGTCGAAGGCAAGCACGTTTTGTTGCGTCAGGGAGAGGGACTGATTGAACCGGGCGGGCAGCTCCGTTTTGACTTTGACCATCTCGGCCAAGCTGCCGCCGAGTTGGACTCGCCGCACAGCGATCCAGACCCTACCGTTTCAATTCGTTTTCCGGGACCGGCAGCGGAGCGTTCGCTCGCCTTTCCGCCAGTCGACGACTTGGACATCGACGCTGAGCGTGATGACGAGCTGTTGATGTCCGCATACGCGGCCGAAGACGATGGGGATCTCGCGTACGCCGTCGATTGCTACCACGCATTGCTGGCTCGAGACGGCAGTCGAGCTGACTGGCATTTCCAGATCGGGGAATTGCTATACCGGATGGGTGAAGTCATTGCCGCCCGGGAGCGATACTATGCCGCACTGGAAGTGGATCCGGATTTCGTCGAAGCTCGCTCGAGCTTGGCGGGGGTGCTCGCCGAGACCAACCAGCTCGAGTTGGCCGTGGCGGCTTATCGAGGTACCTTGGCGCTGCACGATGACTATGCCGATGTGCATTACAATCTAGCGCGCCTGCTCGATCAGCTCGATCGACCGATCGAAGCCGAACGGCATTGGCAGCGTTTCCTCGAACTCGCCCCAGGCAGCCCATGGGCCGACGAGGCCCGCGGACGTTTGGAACTACCCGATAACGAGTTATCGTAA
- a CDS encoding LysR family transcriptional regulator codes for MSDFEHLRTDSLTMQQISTFCHVYECGGYAGAAETLGLAGPTLWEQVKTLEKIYQTKLFSRSGRNIVPTPSGNALYEMLRPLLASVASTFDRLAEQVEQSTPHLRLVTGSRMMMEELGAPLFRFQKKFPDAKMRLRTADNATAQRLILEGHADLALLIEPPQNLIADGIDYQSLYPLEYLAALPPRHRLIRQQRLTLQDLSDEPLIVGSAQTIGRKQFEQAHFRLGIAQPTNIVAETDNSAVTIACVRAGLGIGVIASRAGGQLTRHVKTRSLANEIGQVNVVAAFRKGRQLTNALQSLVDLIRDLSSTM; via the coding sequence ATGTCCGACTTCGAACATCTTCGCACCGATTCGCTGACGATGCAGCAGATCAGCACGTTTTGCCATGTCTACGAGTGTGGCGGATATGCGGGAGCGGCGGAAACACTCGGTCTGGCCGGGCCGACCTTATGGGAGCAGGTCAAGACGCTCGAAAAGATCTACCAAACCAAGTTATTTAGCCGTTCGGGACGGAACATTGTGCCAACGCCAAGCGGCAATGCGCTCTACGAGATGCTGCGCCCACTTCTAGCCAGTGTCGCGTCGACGTTTGACCGCTTGGCCGAGCAGGTGGAGCAATCCACCCCTCATCTGCGCCTGGTGACCGGATCGCGGATGATGATGGAAGAACTCGGCGCGCCACTATTTCGGTTTCAAAAGAAGTTTCCAGACGCCAAAATGCGATTGCGGACGGCCGACAACGCGACCGCGCAGCGACTGATCCTCGAAGGGCATGCTGATTTAGCGTTGCTCATTGAACCGCCACAAAATCTGATTGCAGATGGTATCGACTACCAATCTCTGTACCCGCTGGAATACTTGGCCGCCCTTCCGCCTCGGCATCGTTTAATCCGCCAGCAACGATTAACTTTGCAGGACCTCAGTGATGAGCCATTGATTGTCGGCAGCGCCCAGACGATCGGCCGCAAGCAATTTGAACAGGCTCACTTTCGGCTGGGGATCGCCCAACCCACCAACATTGTCGCCGAGACGGATAACAGTGCCGTCACGATTGCCTGTGTTCGCGCGGGACTGGGGATTGGTGTCATCGCCAGTCGTGCCGGGGGGCAACTGACGCGTCACGTCAAGACTCGCTCGCTCGCCAATGAGATCGGCCAAGTCAATGTTGTGGCTGCGTTCCGCAAGGGCCGCCAACTGACAAACGCCCTCCAGTCCCTGGTCGATCTGATCCGCGACCTGTCGTCGACGATGTGA